Within the Streptomyces sp. NBC_00554 genome, the region CTGCTGGCCGGGATGCCGCCGCTCGACGTGGATTCGCCGGATGCGGAGTCCGAGGAGGACGAGAGGTACGAGGAGGCCGCCGAGCCGTCCGCTCCGCGGGCCCCGGCGGGGGTACGGCGGGGGGCCGTGCCGCTCGTGCCGGGGGCTGTGTCCGACTCGAACCGGGACACCCATACGTCGATGCGGGTGCCGGGGCCGGATGAGCTGGCGGGTGGGGCGCGGGGTACTGCTCGTGTTCCGCGGGCCGCGGGGGCGCCGCGGCCAGGGTCCGCGCGGCATCGGGCCTCCGCTCGGCGGCGGCGGATCACTCTGGGGGCGGCGGCTGTCGCCCTCGTCGCCGCGGTGGGCGTGGGGACGTGGCTCGCCACCTCGGGGGACGAGGCGGGATCCACACCTCCGGACACGAAGAACTCGGCGCCGGCGTCTCCGTGACCGTGGGTTTGTTCGCCCCCTCCGCCCCTGCCCGTCCCGTTTCTGGGGGCTCCGCCCCCAGACCCCCGTGTCGCGCTGACGCGCTCGTCCTCAAACGCCGGACGGGCTGAAACGGGGCGGAGGGGGCGAAAACCCACCCCCCAGCCCCGCCCCGGACCGAGGGGCCGGCCCCGGTTGTCGTAGCCGTTACGCTGGAGGCGTGGCAGTCGTCGATGTATCCGAAGAGCTCAAGTCCCTCTCCTCGACCATGGAGTCGATCGAGGCCGTCCTGGACCTCGACAAGATGAGGGCAGATGTCGCCGTGCTCGAGGAGCAGGCGGCCGCGCCGTCCCTGTGGGACGACCCGGACGAGGCGCAGAAGATCACCAGCAAGCTGAGCCACCTCCAGGCGGAGGTCAGGAAGGCCGAGGCGCTGCGCGGGCGTATCGACGATCTGAGCGTGCTCTTCGAGATGGCCGAGGAGGAGGACGACCCGGACACCCGTGCCGAGGCCGAGACGGAGCTCACGGCCGTCAAGAAGGCGCTGGACGAGATGGAAGTCCGGACCCTGCTCTCCGGCGAGTACGACTCCCGCGAGGCCGTCGTCACCATCCGCGCCGAGGCCGGCGGCGTCGACGCCTCCGACTTCACCGAGAAGCTGCAGCGCATGTACCTGCGCTGGGCGGAGCGCCACGGCTACAAGACGGAGCTCTACGAGACCTCGTACGCGGAAGAGGCCGGCATCAAGTCGACCACCTTCGCCGTCCACGTCCCGTACGCCTACGGAACGCTCTCCGTGGAACAGGGCACCCACCGCCTTGTCCGGATCTCGCCCTTCGACAACCAGGGACGCCGCCAGACCTCGTTCGCCGGCGTCGAGATCCTGCCGGTCGTCGAGCAGACCGACCACATCGAGATCGATGAGTCCGAGCTGCGCGTGGACGTGTACCGGTCGTCGGGACCGGGCGGCCAGGGCGTCAACACGACCGACTCCGCGGTCCGCCTGACCCACCTCCCCACCGGGATCGTGGTGTCCTGCCAGAACGAGCGGTCGCAGATCCAGAACAAGGCCAGCGCGATGAACGTGCTCCAGGCCAAGCTGCTCGAGCGGCGCCGCCAGGAGGAGCAGGCCAGGATGGACGCGCTCAAGGGCGACGGCGGCAACTCCTGGGGAAACCAGATGCGTTCGTACGTCCTGCACCCGTACCAGATGGTCAAGGACCTGCGCACGGAGTTCGAAGTCGGTAACCCCGAGGCCGTGTTCAACGGTGAGATCGACGGTTTCCTCGAGGCCGGAATTCGCTGGCGCAAGCAGCAGGAGAAGTAAGCGGGTTCATCAACACCGCTTTGTCGACAAGGCAACTGCCGTCTCATGGACGGCAGTTGCCTTTTGTGTGTGGGATGTCTGGGGCTTACATCACAGTCACATGACTCACGGCAGGCAAATGATGTTGATCCGGACATCGCGCGCGCAACGACCTTGACGTTGCTTTGAAAAGTGGGGATGGTAACGCGTGGCATGCGTATCTCTGGGGCGCATGTGAACCGGGGGGCTTGAACGAAGCCACCTGTGACGCCGTGGCCCCGGGCGCTGTTCCATTGACGAATTAGCTACTGGGGGTAGCAGCCGAATGACGAAGAAGACGCGGATCCGTGTGGCACGGATAGCCGCTGGTGCCGTGATCGCCGCCGGCGCCTCGCTGACCGCAGCCGGAGCCGCTTCGGCCCTGGACATCGATGTTGAAGCAGGACCGCTCAGCGTCAGCGTGAGCGACGACGGCACCGGTGACGACGGTGGCACCGACGACGACTGCCCCATCGGTGTCTGCACCGACGGTGGTACGACCGGTGACACGACCACGGGCGGTACGACCGGGGACACGACCACCGGCGGTACGACGGGTGACACGACCGGCGGCACCACTGGTGACACGACCACGGGCGGTACCACCGGGGACACGACGACCGGCGGTACGACGGGTGACACGACCGGCGGCACCACTGGTGACACGACCACCGGTGGCACGACCGGGGACACGACGACCGGCGGTACGACGGGTGACACGACCGGCGGCACCACTGGTGACACGACCACGGGCGGTACCACCGGGGACACGACCACCGGCGGTACGACCGGTGACACGACCACGGGCGGCACCACCGGTGGCACGACGTCCGGCGGTACGACGGGTGACACGACCACGGGCGGTACGACCGGGGACACGACGACCGGCGGCACCGACCCCGACGGCGGCGGCAACACCCCGGTCGAGCAGGGCGAGGGTTCCTCGTCCCTGACCGACACCGGCTCGGACACCTCGGCCCAGGGCTCGGGCGGCGAGCTCGCCGAGACGGGTGCCGCCGAGACCACCTTCCTGCTGATCGGCGCCGCGACGATGATCGCCGGCGGTATCGGCTTCCGTCTGCTGCCGCGCCTCATGGCCGGCCGCGGCGGTGCCGTCGCCTGACGCACACGCGCGTAAGAAGGGCCCGGAGCGTCATGCTCCGGGCCCTTCTCATATCAGCTCTAGTGTCCGGCTCTCGTGTCAGCGGGCGCTCCGGGCCCCCTTCAGGCCGGGGGCGCGATGGCCGCCGTAACGCCGGAATCCGCGGGTCTCACACCGTCTGGTGGGCCACCAGTGCCAGTGCCGCGATCAGCACGGCCAGCAGTGAGATCAGTGCCATGGGGTTCATGCCCGCGAAGGGGCTCTCCTGCTGAAGCCGCTCCCGGTTCGCCCGGCAGACGCGGCAGCGCCCTTCGCTCACGGGCGCCGCGCAGTTCGCGCACACCAGTCGGTCGTACGTCATGCGCTTGCCCTCCTTGCGCCGGCTCTCCGCGTACATAACGCTGCGGGGAACGCAACCGTTCCCCCTCCACTGTGCCAGGTTCCGCGGATTTCGGCGCGGTTCGCCTTATCCTGCCCCGGCGCTCCGCGCCTTAGCCGTGAAAAGAACGCTCTCATCGGGGTGGCTGGGCTTCGTCCCGCGGCTGCGGCGCGGATGTGGTTGCTCGCGCAGTTCCCCGCGCCCCTACGGGGGGCGCCCCCCGTACCAAAGAGACGTACAAAAACGCACAAGCCGCGCGCAACCCCGACCGGCGACTGCGCTGGCACACCCGGTTCGCGTATGGTCACGCACACCTACCCCCGGCGACCCGTGGTGCATCCGTGATCCGATTCGACAATGTCTCCAAGGTCTACCCCAAGCAGACCCGCCCTGCACTCAGGGATGTCTCTCTTGAGGTCGAGCGCGGAGAGTTCGTGTTCCTCGTGGGGTCCTCCGGCTCCGGAAAGTCCACCTTCCTGCGGCTGATCCTCCGCGAGGAGCGGACCAGCCACGGCCAGGTGCACGTCCTGGGCAAAGACCTCGCGCGTCTCTCCAACTGGAAGGTGCCGCAGATGCGCCGCCAGCTGGGGACCGTGTTCCAGGACTTCCGTCTGCTGCCGAACAAGACGGTCGCGGAGAACGTCGCCTTCGCGCAGGAGGTCATCGGCAAGTCGCGCGGCGAGATCCGCAAGTCCGTGCCCCAGGTGCTCGACCTCGTCGGGCTCGGCGGCAAGGAGGAGCGGATGCCTGGTGAGCTGTCCGGTGGTGAGCAGCAGCGCGTCGCGATCGCGAGAGCGTTCGTGAACCGGCCCAAGCTGCTCATCGCCGACGAGCCGACCGGAAACCTCGACCCGCAGACCTCCGTCGGCATCATGAAGCTGCTCGACCGCATCAACCGGACGGGCACGACCGTGCTGATGGCTACGCACGACCAGAACATCGTGGACCAGATGCGCAAGCGCGTCATCGAGCTGGAGCAGGGCCGTCTCGTCCGCGACCAGGCGCGTGGCGTCTACGGCTACCAGCACTGACCGCGACTCTCCCGCACCTGTCCATGGAAAGGCCTGAGTAGACGCCATGCGCGCCCAGTTCGTCTTGTCGGAGATCGGAGTCGGTCTCCGCCGAAACCTGACCATGACCTTCGCGGTCGTCGTGTCGGTCGCCCTCTCGCTCGCCCTGTTCGGCGGTTCGCTCCTGATGAGCGACCAGGTGAGCACCATGAAGGGCTACTGGTACGACAAGGTCAACGTCTCGATCTTCCTCTGCAACAAGAGCGACGCGGAGTCCGACCCCAACTGCGCCAAGGGTGCGGTCACCGCCGACCAGAAGAAGGAGATCCTCGCCGACCTGGACAAGTCCACGGTCGTCGACAACGTCACCTACGAGTCGGCGGACGCGGCCTACAAGCACTACAAGGAGCAGTTCGGCGACTCCCCGCTGGCGGCGTCCCTCACGCCGGACCAGATGCAGGAGTCGTACCGGATCAAGCTGAAGGACCCGGAGAAGTACCAGGTCATCGCGACCGCCTTCGACGGGCGTGACGGCGTGCAGTCCGTGCAGGACCAGAAGGGCATCCTGGACAACCTCTTCGGGCTGCTCAACGGCATGAACTGGGCCGCCCGCGCGGTCATGGCGATGATGCTCGTCGTCGCCCTGATGCTGATCGTCAACACGGTGCGCGTCTCGGCGTTCAGCCGTCGGCGCGAAACCGGCATCATGCGCCTGGTCGGCGCCTCGGGCTTCTACATCCAGGCCCCGTTCATCATGGAGGCCGCCGTCGCCGGGCTCATCGGCGGTGGGGTCGCGTGCGGCTTCCTGGTCATCGCGCGGTATTTCATCATCGACCACGGTCTGGCCCTGTCCGAGAAGCTGAATCTGATCAACTTCATCGGCTGGGACGCTGTTCTGACGAAGCTGCCGCTCATCCTGGCGACGAGTCTGCTGATGCCGGCGCTTGCCGCGTTCTTCGCGTTGCGCAAGTACCTGAAGGTGTGACGCATGCCAAGGGGGCCGTACTGCCAACCGGCGGTGCGGCCCTTCGCGTTGTCCTAGACTCACCGGCATGTCAGGCCGTGACCTGTTCTGTCAGCCCCGCCGCATCCGCCGCGGGGCCGCCCTGACATTGCTTTTCGCCAGCGTCTTCGTCGCCGGCGCGGCAACGGGATCCTTTCCCGACCCCGGCCGGAAAGCCACCTCCTCTCCTTCCTCCGCTTCTTCCGGGGACCGTTCGACGCCGGCCAGCGACCAGGAAGAGGTCACCGAGGCCGCCGAGAAGGCCATGGCCGACGGGAAGTCGCCCATGGAGGCCGCCGAGCGCGCGGTGAGCCGCAGCGGCGACCGCTGGGGCGCGGTCTACTCCCAGGGCGAGTACGAGGAGTTCGAGGAAGCCCTCGACGGCCAGTACACCGGCGTCGGGCTGTGGGCCAGGCGCGAGAGCGACGGACGTATCGAAGTGACCCGCGTGCAGAGCGGCTCGCCCGCGGCCGCCGCCGGGATCCGCAAGGGCGACCTGCTGCGCAGCGTCGACGGCCAGAAGGTCGACGGCCGCCCGGTGACCGAGGTCGTCTCCTTACTGCGCGGTGACGCGGAGGACGCCGCCGCCGGTACGGAGGTCTCGCTCGGTCTGCAGCGGGGCACGCGCGCGTGGAGCGAGACTCTGCGCCGGGCCCTGCTGTCCACGGACTCCGTGACCGTGAGCAAACTCGCCGACGGCGTCACCGTGATCAAGGTCGACGCCTTCACCAAGGGCGCGGGCGATCTCGTACAGGCCGCGGTCGCCCAGGCACCGCAGGGCTCCGGGATCGCCCTCGACCTGCGCGGCAACTCCGGCGGCCTGGTCACCGAGGCCGTCACCGCCGCCTCCGCTTTCCTCGACGGCGGCCTCGTCGCCACGTACGACGTGGACGGCGATCAGCGCGCCCTGCACGCCGAACCCGGCGGCGACACCACCAGACCCCTGGTCGTGCTCGTCGACGGCGGCACGATGAGCGCGGCCGAGCTGCTCACCGGCGCCCTCCAGGACCGCGGCCGTGCGGTCGTCGTGGGCTCCCAGACCTTCGGCAAGGGCTCGGTCCAGATGCCGAGCCGGCTGCCCGACGGCTCCGTCGCCGAGCTGACCGTCGGGCACTACCGCACTCCGTCCGGACGCGGCGTCGACGGGCAGGGCATCACCCCCGACCTGGACGTGGACGCAAAGGCGCTGGAGCAGGCCGAGACCGTACTCAGCGGGCTCGGGGACCCCTCGTAGCCGGCTGAAGCGTCTCTCGCGTAATCGGCTTTCCCTCTCACCCCCCTGTAGTGCGAAAATGGCCAGCACTATGAGCAAGGGAATGTACGTACCGAAGGAGTCCCAGCCGAAGCAGGGCGGTCAGGCGGGCTCCGGCAAGGCCAAGGACGGCAAGCGCAAGATCGTCGCGCAGAACAAGAAGGCACGGCACGACTACGCGATCATCGACACCTACGAGGCCGGGCTCGTCCTGACCGGCACCGAGGTGAAGTCGCTGAGGCAGGGCCGCGCCTCACTGGCCGACGGCTTCGTCCAGATCGACGGCAACGAGGCCTGGCTGCACAACGCCCACATCCCCGAGTACAGCCAGGGCAGCTGGACCAACCACTCCGCGCGCCGCAAGCGCAAGCTGCTCCTGCACCGCGAGGAGATCGACAAGCTGGCGTCGAAGTCCGAGGAGACGGGTCACACGATCGTGCCCCTCGTCCTGTACTTCAAGGACGGCCGGGCGAAGGCCGAGATCGCGCTCGCCAGGGGCAAGAAGGAGTACGACAAGCGGCAGACCCTGCGGGAGAAGCAGGACCGGCGGGAGTCGGACCGCGCGATCGCGGCAGCCAAGCGGAAGCAGCGGGGCGAGTAGGTGGCCGGTCCCCGGAAATAGGTTGGCGTCGTCGTGCGTTGTTCACGTACGATGGGTCGTGCACCTCACAGCAGGTGCGCGTTTTGAAAAATAAACATGGGGATGATCGGTTTCGACAGCGGCTGTCGAAGCAGGGGAAGCGAGCCGAGGAAGCGGCAATGATCTCGTAAACCATATGTCGCAAACAATAATCGCCACTTCTAAGAGCGATTCCCAGTCCTTCGCCCTCGCTGCCTAATAACAGCGACTGAAGGACCCTAAAAGGGTGTCAGCCCGGGAGTGTTCCCGACCCGGATCCTGGCATAATCTAGGGAACTAAACCGCCGAGCCCGGTCACGGGGTTCGGTGGGAAATCAAACAGTGACTGGGCCTGTCGGAGGCTTGTTCGCGAGAACTCCGGGGCCGAGAAAAGCGTAGCGAACTGCGCTCGGAGAAGCCCTGATTCTGCACCGTTGGACGCGGGTTCGATTCCCGCCATCTCCACTCATCCCATGTTTTGCATTGAATGGAAAAGCCCCGTCGCTTTCGAGCGGCGGGGCTTTTCCATGTTGGCCTCCGGGGGCTCACCCTTCACAGACGCCGCACATGTTGGCTACTGTTCGGTCGCACCGTCGGCTTTCGGCCGCGAGCGCGCGGGTCTTGTCCTGCGCGCCCGCGTCGCGCCCATGGTGGCCGCCGCGCTCGGCGGAGTTGACCACTCCGTTGCCCGCGCACGTCAATCAGCGACCGGGGGAACACCGTCGCTAGGGGGAGGGGTACACCGTCATGCCGCGATGCCTGACGCATCTGAGGACGCATCCGAGCCGTACAGGCTCCTGACCGCGAGTCCTGACCGCCTCGCGGCGCCTCCACCTTCTCGCCGGCGCCTCCACCTCCTCGTACGGGCCCCCGCCTGCCCTCCTCACGACAAACGGGATCTTCTCTTGCGTTCCAGACCAGGGTTCTTCATACCCCCGACGCGGAAATCCGGACACTTCGCGCGAATAGTTCCGTCGGTTCTCGCGCTCGCCGTGCTGGCCACGGTCGCCGCCCGGACCGACCTGCCCGACGACCGGGCCACCGACTTCAGCCCGGTGGCCGACAGTTACGACGGCTTCGACGCCAAGGCCGCCGAGCAACTCCGCCAGGACCAGTGCCTGATGGCCGACGTGCTGCGCATGGGCGGTGCGTCGATGTACACGACCGCGCAGGCGGGGCTCAACCAGACTCCGGACAAGCTGCGCACCACGGCCAACCGCGAGTACTGGAACACCACTCCGCTCTCCACGGCGTTCGTCCAGGACAAGGCCGTCGCCGACAAGGAGGGGGACGCGCTCAACGCCTATGTCGACGTATGGAAGAAGCCCCTTGACGGCCTGAGCACCCCCGCCGGGTTCACCGTGACCGGCTTCCACTGGCCTCCGGGGACCACCGGCACGGGCCCGGGCTTCTTCGAGCAGACCGGCCTGAGCCAGTGGACCGCGGCCCAGTTCTGGAAGTCCGAGGGCGACTTCTACGAGGACCCGACCCCGCTCGCCGACGAGGCGACGGTCAAGGCGGTCAAGGACCTCGGCACCCCGGTCTACGGCAAGACCCCGGACCCGTCGCTGCCCGGTCAGCAGTGGCAGCAGGCCTTCGCCGAACACCAGGCGTGGGACGGCCTGGTGAACTGGTCCATGGAGCCGACCGGCGCGGACAACGCCCGGCTGTTCCTCTCCTCCGGCGGTTTCCCGCGCACCGCGCCCGAGCCCGGCAGTGTCGAGTACCGCCTCGCGGTCGAGGACCTGAAGACCCGGTTCGCCTCCTGCGCCTGGCGCACCCCGGTCGACCCGAGCAAGGTCCTGGGCAAGGAGGTCGCGTCCGCGTCCGCCGAGTGGCAGCAGGAGATCGCCGCCCAGGCCACCCAGCGCAACCAGATCCTGAACTCCAACCGCGACGCGACCAAGGCGCTCGCCGCCGGCTCCAAGTCGCTGGGCGAGATGCTCGGTCAGTCGTGGATCGCCGACCGGCTGGCGCGCTGGCAGGACTACTGGTCCGCCGGAGGCCCCGGCTGGATCGGCGACAGCCCGATGGTCGTGCACGCGCACGGCGCCGCCGACAAGTGCCTCGAGGTGGGGGCGAGCAAGAAGGACAACGGCACGCCGGTGCAGATCTACACCTGCAACGGCAGCGCCGGGCAGAAGTGGGAGATCCGCGACGACGCATTCGTCAACGTCAACTCCGGCAAGTGCCTGGAAGTGAAGGGCGCCGGCGCCGCGAACGGTACGACGCTGCAGATCTGGACCTGCAACAACAGCGCCGCGCAGAAGTGGGAGTACAACACCCACGCGGCCACGCGCATGTTCAACCCGGGCACCGGCAACTGCCTCGACCTCGCGACGTACGACAACGGCCGTGACGCGCGGATGTGGGACTGCAAGGGCACCGACCCGCAGAAGTTCGACATGACGCCCTCCGGTCACAACGGCACCGAGAAGCTGGACTACCCGACCAAGGCCCAGTTCGACCAGGCGAAGGCGGGCGTGACGGCCGCCCAGGCCGCGGCGAAGAAGCAGCTCGACCTGCTCAAGGCCCAGGCCACCGCGGCGAAGACCGCCGCGACTACCACGGACACCGCGACGCAGGCGGCCTACGCGGTCGCCGACAAGGCGGGTGCCCCCAGAGGCCGCGGTCTGCTGGTCGGACAGCAGAAGGCCCAGGTCACCAAGGCCTCGGCCGCCGCCCTTGACGCCTTGTCCAAGGCCGGTGACACCGCCTACGCGGCCACCCGCGCCGCCGCCGATGACAGCGCGACCATCGCCGCCCGTGCCGTGACGCAGGCCGCGCAGTCGAAGGCCGCGTTCCGTACGGCCGCCGCCAACGAGGCCAGGGCCCAGGCGAAGGCCGCCGCCGACGCGGCCGCCGTACAGGCGCAGAACGCGAAGACCGCCAGGGATCTCGCCAAGGCGAAGCTGGCCGAGACGCAGAAGGCGGAGGCCGACGCGAAGTCGGCGGCCGCCACCGCGCACGCCAAGCGGCTCTCGGCGGAGGCGGAGGAAGCCACCGCGAAGGCGGAGAAGGCGACCGCCGCGCAGAAGCAGGCCGAGGCCGCCCAGCACAAGAACAACGCCCAGGGCTACGCGAAGACCGCAACGGAGGCCAAGGGCAGGGCGGAGACCTCCGAAGGCACCGCCCGCGACCGGCGCATCGACGCCGAAGCCGCCAGGGACCGGGCGAAGGGCAAGCGGGACGACGCCTGGGACGCCGAGAGCAAGGCGAACGCGGCACGTGCCAAGGCCGACGCCAAGGACGCCTACGCCGACGCCCACGACGCGTCCGACGACGCGACGGAGTCGCGGGCGGCGGCGAACGACGCCGACAAGGCCGCCGATGACGCCGAGTCGGCTGCGGGTTCGGCCCGTTCCGAGGCGAACGCGGCGACCCAGGCGGCGGCCGATGCCGACGCCGCGGCGACGCGCGCGGAGGCCGCGGCGAAGCGGGCCCGTTCCGACGCCGACGACGCCCAGGCCGCCAAGCTGAAGGCGGACGCCGCCGTGCGGACGGCGACCAGTGCCGCCGCGGATGCCATCAAGGCCTCCCAGGCCGCGGCATCGGCGGCACGCACAGCGGTCGAGCTGGCCGACGACGCGGAGAAGTCCGCGGCCGACGCCAAGAAGCAGGCCGACGCGGCGCAGGCCGAGGCGG harbors:
- the ftsX gene encoding permease-like cell division protein FtsX; the protein is MRAQFVLSEIGVGLRRNLTMTFAVVVSVALSLALFGGSLLMSDQVSTMKGYWYDKVNVSIFLCNKSDAESDPNCAKGAVTADQKKEILADLDKSTVVDNVTYESADAAYKHYKEQFGDSPLAASLTPDQMQESYRIKLKDPEKYQVIATAFDGRDGVQSVQDQKGILDNLFGLLNGMNWAARAVMAMMLVVALMLIVNTVRVSAFSRRRETGIMRLVGASGFYIQAPFIMEAAVAGLIGGGVACGFLVIARYFIIDHGLALSEKLNLINFIGWDAVLTKLPLILATSLLMPALAAFFALRKYLKV
- the ftsE gene encoding cell division ATP-binding protein FtsE — its product is MIRFDNVSKVYPKQTRPALRDVSLEVERGEFVFLVGSSGSGKSTFLRLILREERTSHGQVHVLGKDLARLSNWKVPQMRRQLGTVFQDFRLLPNKTVAENVAFAQEVIGKSRGEIRKSVPQVLDLVGLGGKEERMPGELSGGEQQRVAIARAFVNRPKLLIADEPTGNLDPQTSVGIMKLLDRINRTGTTVLMATHDQNIVDQMRKRVIELEQGRLVRDQARGVYGYQH
- a CDS encoding ricin-type beta-trefoil lectin domain protein; the protein is MRSRPGFFIPPTRKSGHFARIVPSVLALAVLATVAARTDLPDDRATDFSPVADSYDGFDAKAAEQLRQDQCLMADVLRMGGASMYTTAQAGLNQTPDKLRTTANREYWNTTPLSTAFVQDKAVADKEGDALNAYVDVWKKPLDGLSTPAGFTVTGFHWPPGTTGTGPGFFEQTGLSQWTAAQFWKSEGDFYEDPTPLADEATVKAVKDLGTPVYGKTPDPSLPGQQWQQAFAEHQAWDGLVNWSMEPTGADNARLFLSSGGFPRTAPEPGSVEYRLAVEDLKTRFASCAWRTPVDPSKVLGKEVASASAEWQQEIAAQATQRNQILNSNRDATKALAAGSKSLGEMLGQSWIADRLARWQDYWSAGGPGWIGDSPMVVHAHGAADKCLEVGASKKDNGTPVQIYTCNGSAGQKWEIRDDAFVNVNSGKCLEVKGAGAANGTTLQIWTCNNSAAQKWEYNTHAATRMFNPGTGNCLDLATYDNGRDARMWDCKGTDPQKFDMTPSGHNGTEKLDYPTKAQFDQAKAGVTAAQAAAKKQLDLLKAQATAAKTAATTTDTATQAAYAVADKAGAPRGRGLLVGQQKAQVTKASAAALDALSKAGDTAYAATRAAADDSATIAARAVTQAAQSKAAFRTAAANEARAQAKAAADAAAVQAQNAKTARDLAKAKLAETQKAEADAKSAAATAHAKRLSAEAEEATAKAEKATAAQKQAEAAQHKNNAQGYAKTATEAKGRAETSEGTARDRRIDAEAARDRAKGKRDDAWDAESKANAARAKADAKDAYADAHDASDDATESRAAANDADKAADDAESAAGSARSEANAATQAAADADAAATRAEAAAKRARSDADDAQAAKLKADAAVRTATSAAADAIKASQAAASAARTAVELADDAEKSAADAKKQADAAQAEAVKAVAGAADAVGHAYVTAQAAEDAGASAKQVAAPANDAIQLGSPYVTTDSAAGLVVLTGQSSKTLAEQQQAVAEAHAANAQKAAEQAQSVANAATGDAKAAYTLAAEAAGFAANARKSAKEALGYAAEAAKYAAEAQKSLARTIEYDQQATEDADAADKAAGRAEGYAKDARDSADQAALDAAAARTAAAEAEQAAKDARAAADRADTEATLAEEAAKDAQKYADSAQQAADEAGRKEANQQVATGGATGEEGVFYIVDKVTESGPAKQLNTCDYVPQGCTVTWELTLDVTASFYFCVNPDVPATESGCPKADAVFLGTEIFKDQTQEWTHHFSFGDITRIGWQNLFGEKAGAILYEIVLGDVARCYHGDKSSCAWAAAIVVPGRVAEKLAEAVKLAGRVELAVKTGEKAADVLADLKKIYGEKGALQVGDATSAAGMGLRIAKAVVERAKIARGTLDPKLLDRLKDAGVKFSKADTIWIIEYAKPGVPLAWLEKGDVYAGLTHIMFRHAGEFASAGVRVEDIPALVKTALTEGARVGSQNGRPIFEVAFQGKTQRVAISVGDNGYVIGANIA
- the prfB gene encoding peptide chain release factor 2 — translated: MAVVDVSEELKSLSSTMESIEAVLDLDKMRADVAVLEEQAAAPSLWDDPDEAQKITSKLSHLQAEVRKAEALRGRIDDLSVLFEMAEEEDDPDTRAEAETELTAVKKALDEMEVRTLLSGEYDSREAVVTIRAEAGGVDASDFTEKLQRMYLRWAERHGYKTELYETSYAEEAGIKSTTFAVHVPYAYGTLSVEQGTHRLVRISPFDNQGRRQTSFAGVEILPVVEQTDHIEIDESELRVDVYRSSGPGGQGVNTTDSAVRLTHLPTGIVVSCQNERSQIQNKASAMNVLQAKLLERRRQEEQARMDALKGDGGNSWGNQMRSYVLHPYQMVKDLRTEFEVGNPEAVFNGEIDGFLEAGIRWRKQQEK
- a CDS encoding S41 family peptidase; this translates as MSGRDLFCQPRRIRRGAALTLLFASVFVAGAATGSFPDPGRKATSSPSSASSGDRSTPASDQEEVTEAAEKAMADGKSPMEAAERAVSRSGDRWGAVYSQGEYEEFEEALDGQYTGVGLWARRESDGRIEVTRVQSGSPAAAAGIRKGDLLRSVDGQKVDGRPVTEVVSLLRGDAEDAAAGTEVSLGLQRGTRAWSETLRRALLSTDSVTVSKLADGVTVIKVDAFTKGAGDLVQAAVAQAPQGSGIALDLRGNSGGLVTEAVTAASAFLDGGLVATYDVDGDQRALHAEPGGDTTRPLVVLVDGGTMSAAELLTGALQDRGRAVVVGSQTFGKGSVQMPSRLPDGSVAELTVGHYRTPSGRGVDGQGITPDLDVDAKALEQAETVLSGLGDPS
- the smpB gene encoding SsrA-binding protein SmpB; protein product: MYVPKESQPKQGGQAGSGKAKDGKRKIVAQNKKARHDYAIIDTYEAGLVLTGTEVKSLRQGRASLADGFVQIDGNEAWLHNAHIPEYSQGSWTNHSARRKRKLLLHREEIDKLASKSEETGHTIVPLVLYFKDGRAKAEIALARGKKEYDKRQTLREKQDRRESDRAIAAAKRKQRGE